The Sphingomonas hankookensis genome includes the window GTTCGCGGTGTCGGACGTCAAGGGCTTCATCAGCTTCGCCGGCAAGACTGGCGTGCGCGGCCGTGTCGTCAGTCGCGAAGGCGGGCTCGTCACCCAGGCCTTCATCGCCGGGATCGCAGGCGGGTTCGGGCGCGGCTTCTCGGCCAACACCGACATGCTGCTCCAGGGCACCAACGTCACTGTCAACGGGAAGCGCCAGCAACTCGGCATCGGCGATATCGCTCAGGCCGGGATCGGCAACGGCGTCGCGCAGTCGGCCGACATGGTCAGCAAATACCTGATCGAGCGGGCCGAACAGTACCAGCCCATCATCGAGATGCCGACCGGCATCGATGTCGAGATCGTCTTCCTCGAAGGCGTCTTCATCCAGAACTGAGCCCGGGAGGAGGCGGTCACATGGCAAATACTATCATGATCGGCGCGATGGCGGGGGCGGCGATGCTGCTGACCGGCTCGGCCGAGGCGCCGATCGGCGCGCAGGTCCAGGTCGCGCTGCAGAAGCGGCTTCCCAAGACGAAGGTCGACGCGATCGACTGTTCCAAGGTCGACGGGCTGTGCGAGGTCGTGGCGGGCGCGAACCTGTTCTACGTCGACAAGTCGGCGCGCTACCTCGTCATCGGCCGCGTCTATGACATGGAGACGCGACAGGATCTGACCGCCGCCAAGCTGCTCGCGCTTAATCCCGACATGCTGGTGGGCGGCGCGGCGAAGGCCAATGCCGCGCCCGATGCGCCCGAGGCAGGCGCGGCGCGGGCGGGTGCGCGCGTCACGACCCAGCCCGCTGTCGCCCGCACGCTCGATGTGTCGCGGCTGTCGAGCAAGGGCGCGATCACCTGGGGATCGGGTACGCAGACGGTCACCGTCTTCTCGGACTTCCGCTGCGGCTACTGCCGCGCGCTCAGTCAGGCGCTCGAGACGATGAACGTGCGCGTGATCGAGCGACCGATCTCGGTGCTGGGAAGCCGCGAGATCGCCGACCAGGTGCTGTGCGCCCGCGATCGTCATGCGGCGGTCCGCGCGGCCTATGCGCAGAACCCGGTCCCGGCAGGCGCGAAGTGCGACACCAGCGGTCTCGATGAGAACGAGGCGTTCGCCAAGGCGCACGGCATCAACGGGACGCCCGTCATCGTCCGCTCCGACGGGGCGGTGATCGAGGGCTTCAGGCCCAAGGCCCTGCTCGTCGAATGGTTGAAGGGAGCCAAGTCGTGACCCGATCCGTGATCCGCCTGCCGGCCTGCCCGGTTTCCGACTATCGCCCGCACGCCCGCGCAAAGCGTATCGCCGCGCTGGCGATGACCGCGAGCCTGGGACTGCTCGCCAGCTGCACCACGCTGGGCACCAACATCTCGGGCAAGTTCGCGTGCGGCGCGCCCGAGGGTGGCAGCTGCGCGCCGGCGACCGTCATCGATGACAAGGCGCTAGCCGAGATCACCGGCGACAGCGGCTATCATCCAGCCGGACCGTACCAGGCTCCGCCGCGCAACACCGGGGGAACGCAGCGGATCGCCTATGCCTCGACGCCTGTGCCGGCGCAGGCGGCGGGGGTCGGGCCGCAGAAGGTCTTGCGGATCGTGTTCCCCTCGCATGTCGACGCCGCGGGGCGGTTCCATGAGACGGCGGTGGTGCAGGCGGTGGTCGACAACGGCCAGTGGCTGGCGGCGACCGACGGCCACGGTTCGGCGCTCGCCGCGACGCAGACGCTCAACGTCAGCCCCGAGATCCTCTCGCAGCTCGGCGCGCCGATCGCCGCGCTTCCCCCGGTGCCCGCCGAGGTCGCGCAGGTCGCCGCCCCGGCAGCGGTTGCAGGTGCGGCGAGCGCGGTCGGCGCACCGAGTGCGGCAGCGGTCGCGGCCGCGCGGGCCAGGGCGCGCGACGCGGCTGCTGGCAAGGGTGTCCCGATCGCCGCGACGCAGAAGCCGGCGCCGCCCGAACTCGCGTCGAGCGCGCCGGGCAACCGTCCAGCGACCTTCTCGCCGCGCGTGGAGGACTGATCGTCATGGCGAAGACCGGCTTCATCGCGCGCCTGCTCGGCGATACGCGCGCACCCGATCAGGGCACGCCGTCGCACGGTGCGCCGATGCTGTCGCAGTGGCTGCCGTACCGCAGCTATGACGCGCGGCACGACCTGTTCTACCAGACCGACAGCATCGCGTTCGCGCTGGAACTCGCGCCATTGATGGGCGCGGACGAGCGCACCGGCGAGATCATCGCACAGATGCTGTCCGAGAGCGTGCCCCCCAGCGCGCGCGTCCAGTTGCTCGCCTTCCAGAGCCCGCGCGTGGGCGCGCTGATCGCGCAATATGCGCTGCCGCGCTACAAGGCGGGCGGCATCCATCGCAAGATCGCCGAGCGGCGATCGGCGTTCCTGCGCCACGGCGCATGGGTGTCGATGTCGAAGGACGGACCGTTCCACGTCCGCAACCATCGCATCTTCCTGTCGGTCTCGATCCGCAGCGGCAAGGCGACGCCCGAGGAGCTGACCGGCGTTCGCGACAGCATCGTCTCGACCCTGCAGTCGATCGACATGCCGGCAACCCGGCTGAAGCCGGTCGATCTGATCGCGCTGATCGACGACATCACCGCGCCGGCGTTCGACGTCTCCGACCACGTCTCGGAATATTCGGACCTCGATCCGATCGCCGACCAGTGCGTGCGGCGCGACGTCCAGACCGTCGTCCAGGCCGACCGCCTGCTGGTGTCGGTCGAGCCGCTGCGCGCGGTGACGAACCTGTCGGGCGAGACGCAGTATCAGGAGATTCGGCCCGACACGTTCGACTATCGCTTCTTCTCGGTCAGGAACCTGCCGAACCGCTGGGCGCCGTGGGACGTGCAGAAGCTGATCGGCGACATGTTCTCCGACAAGCTGCGTCCGGGGTGCCCGACGCTCACGTCGCTGTGCCTGTGTTACCAGGACGAACAGGCCGCCTCGTCGAAGGCCGGTTACAAGTTCATGCGCACGTCGAGCCTCGCGGACTCGAAGTCGGCGCGGCTGCTCCCGCAGCTGAAGGACCAGAGCCGCGAATGGGAGCATGTCACCCAGGAATTGCGCCTCGGCAAGAAGCTGGTGCAGGCCTATTATGCGGTCGGCATCATCAGCCCGAAGGGGCAGGGTGACGCAAACGAGCGCACCGTCAAGTCGATGTACAAGGCGGCCGGTTGGGACCTGCTCGACGAGCGGTTCCTCCAGATCATGGCGTTCATGTCGTGCCTGCCGATGACGCTGGGCAACGGGCTCGACAGCGACCTGAAGCGCATGAAGCGGCTGCGCACGATGCTGACCTCGACCGCGGCGAACATGCTGCCGATCCAGGGCGAGTATCTCGGCGGGCATCTGCCGCACCTGATGTTCATCGGGCGGCGCGGCCAGCCCTTCTTCTGGTCGCCATTCGAGAACAAGGCGGGCAACCACAATGTCGCGGTGTTCGGCAAGTCCGGCTCGGGCAAGTCGGTCGCGCTGCAGGAGTTGTGCGCGGCGTTCGCCGGCGTGGGCGCGAAGATCATCGTGATCGATGACGGCCGCTCGTTCGAGCATATGGCCAAGAGCCTGGGCGGCAACTTCGTCGAGTTTCGCCTACGCGACGGGTTCAGCCTCAATCCGTTCTCGATGATCGACGAGACGCTGGTGGCGCAGGACGAGGACTATCTCGTCGACGCGCTCGCAATGCTCAAGTCGATCATCGGGCAGATGGGCCGGCACATCGACAAGCTCAACGACACCGAGCGCGGCCTGATCGACCGCGCGGTCAACCAGGTGTGGGAGGCCAAGGGCAGGGGAGGGTGCGTCGACGACGTGATCGAGGCGCTCGGCTCCGACGGCTCGGTGCAGGGCACGGATCTCGCGATTGCGATGTTCCCGTTCTCGGGCAAGGGCACCTACGGCAGCTTCTTCACCGGCGAGGCGTCGGTGGACATGTCGAACGCGCTGACCGTGTTCGAGCTCTCGGACCTGTCGAGCCGCGAGGAACTGCGCTCGGTCGTGCTGACTGCGATCATGTTCATGTCGTCGCAGACGATGCGCCGGATGGATCGCCAGATCCCCAAGGCGCTGCTAATCGACGAGGCGTGGCAGATGCTGCGCGGCGGGTCGATGGCCGATTTCGTCGAGACCTACAGCCGTACCTGCCGCAAATATGGCGCGTCGCTCATCACCGCGACGCAGTCTCTCAACGACTATTACAAGTCGGAAGGCAGCCTTGCGGCGCTGGAGAACTCCGACTGGTCGGTCATCCTGATGCAGAAACCCGACACGATCTCGGATTTCCAGAAGCACGGCCGCTTCGACATGGACCCCTACACCGAAAGCCTGCTGCGTTCCTTGAAGCGCAACGGCGCGGAATATTCCGACATCCTCATCAAGGGGCCGGAATCGATGGCGGTCGGGCGGCTCGTCCTCGATAAATATTCGGCGACGCTCTATTCCTCGAGCCCGCAGACCTTCGCCGATATCGAGCATCTGATCGAGCTCGGCTGCTCGATGGACGAGGCGATCGAGCGCGTCGCCTTCCCCGAGGAATATCGAGACAATCCTCCGGGCGAGCCCTGGGTGGAGGCGGCGGAATGAACGCCTTCACGCATGAGCGCGACTGGCACGCGCCGGCTGCGACCGACTGGAAACGCACGGGCACGCGCGCGATCGGCGACGCCTGCTATATCCTGCTGCGCGTGTCGGGCTGGATGGCGATGACGCTGCTCGCGACCTTCGGTGTCGCGATCCTGTTCTTCCTGATGCTCGGCGACTTCACCGCGCTCGGCTTCTTCTCGCAGGTCGCCAACCTCGGCACGCGCTTCGTCGCGGCCGACCAGGCGCGCCGCGCGGCGTTCGGCGACCAGCTGTTCGTCGTGTGGCTGGTCGCGTTCGGCATCGTCGCCGTGACCCGCGTGCGCCTGCTCGGCGCGATCATCACTTCCACGAAAGGCCCCCGTCATGGTTGATGTTCTCGATCGTCCCGAGGCCGCGTCCGCGGCGGTGGAACCGTCCGCCCCGGCGCCGGCACCCCGTGAGGACGCGGCCGGCGCGGCACCGCGGCGTCCGGTCGCGGACAAGGTAGACCGACGCAAGCCGCAGGGGCTGCCCGTCATCGCCTATGTCGCGGTCGCGCTGGCGGTCGCGGTGCTGCTGTGGGGGGCGTGGGTGACCAAGCATCTCCTGGCCCCGCCCGCGACCGTGCCGATGGCGAGCGTCCGGCTCGAAGGCATCGTCTCGGAATATGTCCAGGCGCAGAGCCACAGCAATGGTCAGCCCCAGCAGGTGGCCGCGCAGACCCAGGCGTTCATGTCGGCGCTCGACGACGAGATGAAGAAGGTCGGCGCGAGCGGCACCACTGTCCTCGTCGGCGAGGCGGTGCTGTCGAAGAACGTCCCCGATATCACCGACCAGATCCGCCGCGCGGTCTTCGCGCGTGTGCCGCTCCCCGCGGCCGCGCCGAACGCCCCGGCCGGTCCCGCGGTCGGTGCGATGCTTCCCCAGGCCTCCGGGAACGTCGCGCCGGCCGCGCCAGGGGCGGCGGTCCCGACCGCTTCGCCGTTCGGGCCTGCGCCGGTCTCGCCGGTCGAGGCGACGGTCACCCAGTCCGCGCCGGGAGGGGTCGATGGCAGCGGCAACTGAGGCGCTGGCGCGGGTCGGTCATGCGGCCCACACGGCGGTTGACGTCGCCGGGGACCGCGCGGCCCGAAAGGCGCTGATCGTCAAGCGGGTCCGCCAGTGGAGCGCGGTCGCGCTGCTCGGGATCGTGTGGGGCGGCTACAACTCGATCGCGGCGTGGCGCGAGACCCACGCCTTCATGATAAACGCCAGCGAGAGCCTCCCCAACTGGGCGTTCTTCATCCAGCGCGGCCGCGTACCCGCGAAGGGCGACTATGTGTTCTTCGCGCCGCCCGAGGGCGAGCTGGTGCGCCGCCACTTTGGACCGGATTCGGGACCGTTCGGCAAGCGCGTGATCGGCGAGGCCGGCGCGCTGGTCGAGCATCGCGGGGAATGGGTCTATGTCGACGGCGTTCGCGTCGCCCACATGAAGCCGCGCTCGCGTTTCGGCGAAGTGCTGACGCCGGGGCCGGTCGGACGGGTGCCCGAAGGTTGCTATTATGTCGGCACCGCGCACCCCGACGGGTTCGACAGCCGCTACGGCGAGATCGGCTTCGCCTGCGCGAAGCAGATCATCGGCACCGGGACACCCATCCTGTGATCCGGCGCGCGGGCCTCTTCGGTGGAACGCTGGGCGTGGCGCTGGTCGCCTCGTCGTCCTGGCCGGTCGTGCAGGGCGCGCTCGCAAAGGATCACGGCGTGATGGGCCAGACCTGGGCGATCGCCGAGCCGGACCTGCTGGCGACGATCGACACCAGGCTCAAGACGCTGCAGGCCAATGGCGGCATCGAGCGTATGCAGACGGCGCTCCGCGAGAAGACCGAGGAGCGCGTGCGCAACCCGATTCCGGTCGCCGGCATCGGCGCGGTGCGCGAGAGCCGCAGCTGGACGTTCGACCCGACGATCGTGCTCGATCAGGATATCCAGGACCAGAAGGGCCGGCTCGTCGCGCGCGCCGGGCAGCGCGTCAATCCGCTCTCGTTCGTCGCGATGAAGACCGACCTCGTGTTCATCGACGGCCGTGACGATGCGCAGGTCGACTGGGCGCTGAAGCGGTGGACCGCGCAGAATGCCAAGATCATCTTCGTCGCCGGCTCGCCGTTCAACCGTATGGGCGAGAAGAAGCGCCGCTTCTTCTTCGACCAGCAGGGCAAGCTCACCAGCCATTTCGGGATCGCGCGCGTCCCCGCCGTGGTCGAACCGGCGGGCCAGGTGCTCAAGATCAGCGAGATCGAGATGCCGGGAGCGGGCGCATGATGTGGCTCGACATGCTCAGGACGCCGATGGCCGCGCCCGAGACGCCGGCCCTCAAGGCGATGCGGCTCGCGATCCTGTGGTCGGCGATCGCGCTGGCGACCGCCATCTGCGCGTTGCAGCCGCTGCGCGCCGCGCTCGGCGCCGGGGCAGGGGGCGCGCTTGCCGGACTGGTGATGGCGCTGGTCGTGCTCGTGCCGGTCTATGTGATTGCCAAGAACCGCGCCGATAACGCCTTCCTCGACGCGAGCCTCGCGGCGCAGCCGGACGGGGAGGGCAGGGCATGATCCGCCGCCTGCTCGCTCTGTTCGGCATGATTGCCGCGTTCGCGCTGCTGCCGGCGCCGGCGAGCGCGCTCCCGGCCAACTGCACCGGCAAGTTCGTCAACCCGATCACCGACGTCTGCTGGTCGTGTCTGTTCCCGCTGTCGGTGGGCGGGGCGCACATCTGGCCGGGAAGCCGACCCGACACCAAGAACCCGAGCCTGCCGGTCTGCGCATGCGGTTCGCCGATCCCGCGCATCGGCATCTCGATCGGCTTCTGGGAGCCGGCGCGGCTCGTCGATGTGACCACAAAGCCGTGGTGTTTCCCGAACCTGGGCGGGCTTCGCCTCAATCCGGGGCTCGATATCGGGCAGGGGCAGTATACCGGCCCGCTCATCAAGGGCGGGGCGACCCAGGCCAGCGCCAACTGGCAGGCGCATTATTACGTCTATCCCTTGCTCTACTGGATGGAGATCCTGACCGACTTCCTGTGCTTCGAGCAGGCCTCGTTCGACGTCGCCTACATGACCGAGATCGATCCCTTGTGGAACGACGACGTGCTGACCACGCTCATCAACCCCGAGGTCGCGCTGTTCAACAATCCGATCGCGGTCGCCGCCTGCGCGGCCGACTGCGTGGCGGCGAGCGCTAAGCTGCCGATCGACCCGATGTTCTGGTGCTCGGGCTGCAACGGCTCGATGTTCCCGATGAACGGCAACATCGCGGCGCATAATTCGCCGGTCCAGTCTTCGCGCCTCGCAGCCGAGCGGCTGCTGTTCAAGATGCACCGGCAGGGGCTGGCCTGGGGCACCGCGGGATCGAAGGCGCTCTGCAACAAGTACGTCATGCCGATCCTGAAGAAGTCGCAATACCGCATCCAGATGACCAACCCGACGCCCACGGTGAGCGGCAAATATGCCTGCTCGCCGATCGGCGCGACGACGCTCCCGCCCGATGCGGGCCGGGCCTTCCCCGTCAAGGGCGAGGACTTCGGCTACCTGCTCTGGCGCAAGCGCAACTGCTGCATGCTGTGAGGACCTGACATGAAGAAGTTCCTCCTCTCCGCGCTCGCCATTGCCTCGATCGGGACCGGCTGCGCGGTTCTCGCCCAGACCGTCGAGGGGCTCGATCTCGACGCGATCCGCGCGCGATCGGCCAAGTCCGAACAGGACGCGACCGCGCTGGTGAACGAGGTAGAGCGGCGCGGCGACGCGTTCCGCAAGGATGCGCAGACCGTCCAGGCGGTCGCGCTGGAACAGATGCGCACGATCGACAAGGCGAGCCTGCCCACGGGGCCGGCGGGGGCGGTCGACTTCGACGAGATGATCCAGGCCGCCTCGACCAACCTCAAGGAGAACCAGGGCACCGCGCCGCAGTTCATGGTGTTCGTGTCCACCTCGATGCCCGAACAGGCGCTGAAGCGTATCATCGCCGATACCTCGGCCGCGGGCGGTGTCGTGGTGTTCCGTGGCTTCCCCGGCAATTCGGGGAAGGCGTTCATCGCCGCGCTCTCCAAGGTGGTTGAAAAGGACCAGCAGTTCGCCTCGATCGGGATCGACCCGCGCCTGTTCCGCGCGTTCGATGTGACCGCGGTCCCGACGATGGTAGTCTCGTCGAGCGATTTCACCCCGTGCGACGGTCTCACCTGCAAGACGACGCCGCCTCCGTTCGACCGCATCGAGGGCAACGTCACCGTGCGCTACGCGCTGGAGACGTTCGCTGGCAAGAACGGTCCCGGCGCGCTGGTCGCGCGGACCGCGCTCGCCAATCTCGGCCGGAATCCCTGAACCATGCGGGGGGGCCGCCTCCTGATCGGTCTCCTCGCGCCGGTCCTGGCAGCGCAGGCGCTCGCCCAGGCCCAGTCCACCCAGCAGGGCCAGCAGGGCGTCGGCGACTTCTACGGCCTGGGCGACTACACCTACTTCAGCGACACGACCCCCAAGCCCACCCCGACCCCCACACCCACATCCGCGCCGGTCGCCAGGACGACGGTGACCAGCGTCGCCGAGCCGAGCGCGGCTCCCGCGCGGACCACCGCCAGCACGGCCCGCACGGTTCAGCCCGCAGCGTCGAGCAATGCTGTCGCGGCCGAGCCGAGCGCGCAGTCGAGCAGTTCGACCTACACCTATCCCAAAGGGGACATGGCGGCGGCACGCGCCGCGGCGAAGGCGCTGGCGACCCCGGCGCGACAGGCATCGGGCGGCATCATCTCCTCGACCGACCTTCCCTCGACCATCCCTGGCTTCAGCAGCGGCACGCAGCCCGGCGAAGCCTATGCCGACGATCCCGACGCGCTGATCGCGGCGGGCGGGTCGGCTGCGGGTGCTAACGAGGCATGGCAGCTGGTCACCGATCCGGGCCGCAAGGTCGTGACCGTGCCCGCCGGCGACCTCACGCGCGCGCAGGACGTCGAGAAGGACCCCAACAGCTATCTGGCCGGTCAGTCGGTGGGCGGTGTCGATAGCAGCTGCAAGCCGCTGCCGCCCAATGGCACCACCGATTATTACGAGGCGACCTGCAACAAGGGCGCGAAGCTCGAGGAAACGCCTGCGACCTGCACCGGCAGGATGGACCCGGTAATCGTCGATACGCTCAGGTACTTCTACTACGGCGTGCGCGACCAGAACGAGGGCCAGGGGTTCGCGCGCAACAGCGTCATGCAGGCCAAGGTCAGCGCCGGCCTGTGCCGGGTCGAGGCGGGGACGCCGCATATCTGCGATGCGCAGATCGAATTGGGGGCGGGCGGCGGCAACGTCGAGTCCTATCGCAAATGGTGCAAGAAGCAGTCGTCGATGCGCACCAACGCGCAGCTCTATTCCTGCTCGGCCGAAATACCCCAGGCCGAGATCCCGGCCCACCAGAATTACGCGACCGGCACGGTGTATCTCAGGAAGGAAGGCACGCGCGAGGTCACGCTGACGCGCAATGAGGGAAGCTGTCCGGCGCTGGTGTCCGACACCGCCTGCACCGCGACCGGCCCGGAGGTCTGCACCGAGGGGCCTGAGACGCGGATCATCGACGGTGTGTCGGTCACGGCATCGTGCTGGGCGTGGTCGCGGCCGTTCACCTGTCAGCGCATCACCCAGGCGTCCGATTGCAGCGATCTGGAGAACGGCGGGAAATGCACCTTCCTGCGTGACGAGTGCCTCGACGATCCGCAGTCCGGTCCGTGCCAGGTCACGACGAAGGTCTACAAATGCCCGGTCCCGACGCCGCCTTCGACCGGTCCCAAGCAATATATCTGCGGTGATGACGTCTATTGCATCGACGGCGAATGCGAACCGGTCGAGCGCGAGGCGTCGACCGAGTTCAAGGACGCCGTGGTCGGGCTGCACGCGCTGGGCCAGGCCAATGCCGAGTTCGATCCCGATACGCTGACGCTGTTCTCGGGCAAGCGGCAGACCTGCCACAAGCCGGTGTTCGGACTGGTCAACTGCTGCGCGGGCAAGGCGTCGGGCCTCATCACGACCGCTGCCGGCGCGGCCGCGATCGCGGGCGGGCCGGTGGCGATCGCCGCGCTCGCGACGCCGTTCCTGACGATGTTCATGTGCTCGAACGACGAGAAGCTGCTCGACGTGCAGGACCGGATGGGGATGTGCCACAAGCTGGGCGAATATTGCTCGGACAAGGTGCTGGGCATCTGCACCTCCAAGAAGACGGCCTATTGCTGCTTCGAGAGCAAGCTGTCGCGCATCCTGCAGGAACAGGGTCGCCCGCAGATCAACAAGCCGTGGGGCAGCGCCAAGAAGGAAACCTGCAAGGGGTTCACGCTCGACGAATTCTCGCGCCTCGATCTGTCGGTGATGGATTTCACCGAGGTCTATGCCGAGTTCGTCGACGCCGCGAAGCTGCCCGACGAGATCGAAACCTCACGCCAGATCCAGGAGCGGATCAAGGCCTATTACGAGGCGAAGAAGAACCAATGACCGGCGTGACGCATCTGTCGGACCATCGTCCGTTTCCCGACCTTTCGGTCGCGGAATTCGCGGTGCTGATCGCACTCCTGCGCGCCGGACCGCACCCGGCCGGGTTCCTCATCCCGACGCTCGACAGCTGGTTCGATACGAAGCTCTGCGTCGCCGATCTCGAACCGACGATCGCGCGGCTGATCCGCGCCAATCTCATCCTGCGCCGGGGCGAGACACTCTACCCGCGCCGGCACGCCCGCAACCTCATCATCGGGGTGTACGGCAACCTGTTCCGTATCCTCGCCGACGACATGGCGCAGCTCGTGTCGCTTCAGGAGCCGTCGCTCCTCGGGACGCTCAAATCCTACCTCACCCGCCGCGAACAGGAAGATCGCGAAAAGCAGAAGAAGAAGGACGACTGACATGCGCAAGGCCCTGACCCTCGCTCTCATCCTCTCGGTCGCGTCGCCCGTGCTGACGCCGGCGACGGCGCAGGACCTGACGCCGCTGCCGGATTCGGTGTCGTCGAGCCGCGATGTCGGTGACGACGGCCGCGATGGCGGCCAGGACAGCTACGGCGGCGCGGACGATCTCGGCTCGGCCGACCGCGTCGCGGCGCAGACCGGCGACGACTTCTACTGCCGCGAGCGGCGGCTCGGCACCTGGTTCTATTGCGACAAGCCGAAGGCCAAGCCCGCCGAGCAGCGGTCGGCGCAGCCTACGCGGTCGTCGGCCGAGCAACTGGCGGCGATCTCCAAACAGCTCGAGGAACTGAAGGCGCGGGCGATCCTCGAGCCGACGCCCGAGAATATCAGCCACTATATCGCCTTCCAGCGCGAGCAGCTCGACCGCGCCTCGTCGTTCGCCGACATGTGGCAGCGCACGGTGTGGCAGAACCCTGACCTCGACTACACGCTCCAGCGCCCCGTCAGCCAGCTGGGCAAGCGGACCTGGCTCGATACGCGTAACGCCGATCGCGAGCGCGTCCTGTCGCAGATCTCGCAGCGGTACGGCGTGTTCTATTTCTATTCGTCGGCGTGTGCCGCCTGCGAGACCTTCGGGCCGATCATGCGCAGCGTCTCGGACCGTTTCGGCCTGACCGTCATGGCGATCTCGCTCGATGGCGGGCCGACCCGCGCCTTCCCGAACTACACGGTCGACACCGGCCAGTACAAGGCGATGGGGATGCGCGGCCAGCAGGTGCCCGCGCTCGTCCTGTTCGACACCGTCACCAAGCAGCCGATGCCGATCGGCTACGGCGTGATGGCGGCCGACGAGGTGATGAACCGCATCTTCACACTGACCAGCGTCAAGCCCGGGAGTGACTTCTGATGGTCCGCTCGATCGTCCGCTTCTGCGCCGCGGTTCTCGCGCAGGCCAGCATGATCCTCGCATTGGGCGGTCTCGTCGCGACGCCGGCGCTGGCCGACGTCCAGGGCGAGATGAACAGCTATTTCAACAAGTCGGGCGCGGCCGCCAACGTGACCGGCCCGACCGCCTTTCAGGGGCAGTCGGCGGGTTATTACTCGGGTGGTTCGCTGTGGAGCCGCTTTCCGCAGAAGTCGATCAACCCGGTCAGCGTCGCGCTCCCCAGCGCGCGTGGCGGCTGCGGTGGCATCGACCTGTTCGCGGGGTCGTTCTCGTTCATCAACGCCGACGAGATCGTGGCGATGCTCAAGGCGACCGCCAACAACGCGATCGGCTTCGCCTTCCAGCTCGCGATCGACAGCATCTCCGCGCAGATCGGCGGGGTGATGAAGGACATGAGCCAGCGCGTGCAGCAGCTGAACGCGTTCAACATGTCCTCGTGCGAAGCGGCGCAGCAGGCGGTCGGCTCGCTGTGGCCGGCGATGGACGGGGCGTCCTCGACGATCTGCCAGCAGGTCGGCGGGGCGAAGGGGTTCTTCTCCGACGCGGCTGCGGCGCGCCACGGCTGCACCAACAAGGGCGAGCGTGAGGATACGATCGCGCGTGCCGGCGACGATGCCGAATTGGTCCAGTCGAAGAATTACACCTGGTATGCGCTGAACGCCAAAAGCGCGACCAAGCCGTCCCGCGAATATGCCGAGTTCCTCATGACG containing:
- a CDS encoding conjugal transfer protein TraN, whose amino-acid sequence is MRGGRLLIGLLAPVLAAQALAQAQSTQQGQQGVGDFYGLGDYTYFSDTTPKPTPTPTPTSAPVARTTVTSVAEPSAAPARTTASTARTVQPAASSNAVAAEPSAQSSSSTYTYPKGDMAAARAAAKALATPARQASGGIISSTDLPSTIPGFSSGTQPGEAYADDPDALIAAGGSAAGANEAWQLVTDPGRKVVTVPAGDLTRAQDVEKDPNSYLAGQSVGGVDSSCKPLPPNGTTDYYEATCNKGAKLEETPATCTGRMDPVIVDTLRYFYYGVRDQNEGQGFARNSVMQAKVSAGLCRVEAGTPHICDAQIELGAGGGNVESYRKWCKKQSSMRTNAQLYSCSAEIPQAEIPAHQNYATGTVYLRKEGTREVTLTRNEGSCPALVSDTACTATGPEVCTEGPETRIIDGVSVTASCWAWSRPFTCQRITQASDCSDLENGGKCTFLRDECLDDPQSGPCQVTTKVYKCPVPTPPSTGPKQYICGDDVYCIDGECEPVEREASTEFKDAVVGLHALGQANAEFDPDTLTLFSGKRQTCHKPVFGLVNCCAGKASGLITTAAGAAAIAGGPVAIAALATPFLTMFMCSNDEKLLDVQDRMGMCHKLGEYCSDKVLGICTSKKTAYCCFESKLSRILQEQGRPQINKPWGSAKKETCKGFTLDEFSRLDLSVMDFTEVYAEFVDAAKLPDEIETSRQIQERIKAYYEAKKNQ
- the traF gene encoding conjugal transfer protein TraF, which produces MRKALTLALILSVASPVLTPATAQDLTPLPDSVSSSRDVGDDGRDGGQDSYGGADDLGSADRVAAQTGDDFYCRERRLGTWFYCDKPKAKPAEQRSAQPTRSSAEQLAAISKQLEELKARAILEPTPENISHYIAFQREQLDRASSFADMWQRTVWQNPDLDYTLQRPVSQLGKRTWLDTRNADRERVLSQISQRYGVFYFYSSACAACETFGPIMRSVSDRFGLTVMAISLDGGPTRAFPNYTVDTGQYKAMGMRGQQVPALVLFDTVTKQPMPIGYGVMAADEVMNRIFTLTSVKPGSDF
- a CDS encoding conjugal transfer protein TraH translates to MVRSIVRFCAAVLAQASMILALGGLVATPALADVQGEMNSYFNKSGAAANVTGPTAFQGQSAGYYSGGSLWSRFPQKSINPVSVALPSARGGCGGIDLFAGSFSFINADEIVAMLKATANNAIGFAFQLAIDSISAQIGGVMKDMSQRVQQLNAFNMSSCEAAQQAVGSLWPAMDGASSTICQQVGGAKGFFSDAAAARHGCTNKGEREDTIARAGDDAELVQSKNYTWYALNAKSATKPSREYAEFLMTMVGTIIYDATKAKDSMGAFQFIAPASWDTYQALLDGTASAPTDVWQCDTTDDKGCLKPTPTKLSISTNEALRTRVLKAMDSMSGKIRSNAALSGDEIALLGMTSIPLYKILVVNEAAHMGLSGGDRATLAEMVAIDMLMSMLDRMLDTISQAQAGAKFVSTDEFKAWRAQVDSVKTELSRRSEKMAGQISNTYRVIQYTQFMESTLKNTMSPQLSASLRFGRGLSAQGLR